A portion of the Calothrix sp. 336/3 genome contains these proteins:
- a CDS encoding alcohol dehydrogenase catalytic domain-containing protein → MKGLWLANQQLQLRTDIPTPEPSEGEALVRVLSAGICNTDLELTRGYYPYNGILGHEFVGVVVKGDTDLINQRVVGEINAACGKCRFCLRGEPTHCENRTVLGIVNRHGAFAEYLCLPIKNLHTVPENIPTDVATFTEPIAAALEIQQQVAITANERVLVVGDGKLGQLVAQTLALTGCDLLVIGRHPDKLAHLEARGITTGFADIVTDRAFDITVDCTGNPEGFAIARRAVRPRGIIVLKSTYAGNLSLDASSLVVDEITLLGSRCGAFAPALELLAAEKVDVTPLIHARYSLDAAMTAFHHAQRKGVLKVLLQMAE, encoded by the coding sequence ATGAAAGGACTTTGGTTAGCCAATCAACAGCTACAACTACGTACAGATATCCCCACCCCAGAACCCTCTGAAGGAGAAGCGTTAGTTCGGGTTTTGTCTGCGGGTATCTGTAATACTGACTTAGAACTCACACGAGGTTACTATCCTTACAATGGAATTCTCGGACATGAGTTTGTCGGCGTTGTTGTCAAAGGTGACACAGATTTAATTAATCAGCGAGTTGTGGGAGAAATCAATGCTGCCTGTGGTAAGTGTCGGTTTTGTCTCCGTGGAGAACCTACCCATTGCGAAAATCGTACTGTTCTAGGTATCGTCAACCGTCACGGAGCTTTTGCTGAGTATCTTTGTTTGCCCATCAAAAACCTGCATACAGTACCGGAAAATATTCCCACAGATGTCGCCACTTTTACTGAACCCATTGCCGCAGCACTGGAAATTCAACAACAAGTTGCGATCACAGCTAATGAGCGTGTATTAGTTGTGGGAGATGGTAAACTAGGGCAATTAGTAGCCCAAACTCTGGCTTTAACGGGTTGTGATTTACTAGTAATTGGTCGTCACCCAGACAAATTAGCTCACCTAGAAGCACGAGGTATTACAACGGGTTTTGCAGATATAGTCACAGACCGTGCTTTTGATATTACCGTAGACTGTACAGGTAATCCTGAGGGATTTGCCATTGCCCGTCGTGCCGTGCGTCCCCGTGGGATAATTGTACTCAAAAGTACCTACGCGGGGAATTTGAGTTTAGATGCTTCATCGTTGGTAGTGGATGAAATTACGCTTTTAGGTTCCCGTTGTGGTGCATTTGCCCCAGCATTAGAATTATTAGCAGCAGAAAAAGTGGATGTCACACCCTTAATTCATGCACGTTATTCCCTAGATGCAGCAATGACTGCTTTTCATCATGCTCAAAGGAAGGGTGTGTTAAAAGTTTTATTGCAAATGGCAGAGTAA
- a CDS encoding peptidoglycan-binding protein, translating into MTVTPSAKINKPVLKVGSKGAEVKELQQLLLDSGMFVFIGSSGACVFPGKEVIDGVFGAKTETAVKRFQAKMFLTQDGVVGNKTWRSLFLNAPVDMPILKKGSTGNLVKLMEERLAIGGYDVGTVDGSFGSRTEAAIRQLQTNTGLPVDGIVGDRTWFEISKINTIFC; encoded by the coding sequence ATGACAGTTACACCTAGCGCTAAAATTAACAAACCAGTACTGAAAGTTGGTTCTAAAGGTGCAGAAGTTAAGGAATTACAACAGTTGCTCCTAGACTCCGGAATGTTTGTTTTCATCGGTAGCAGTGGTGCTTGTGTATTCCCCGGTAAAGAGGTAATTGATGGTGTTTTCGGTGCAAAAACTGAAACTGCGGTGAAGCGCTTTCAAGCCAAAATGTTCCTCACTCAAGATGGAGTAGTTGGTAATAAAACCTGGCGATCGCTGTTTTTAAATGCTCCCGTAGATATGCCAATTCTCAAAAAAGGTAGCACCGGCAACCTCGTGAAATTGATGGAAGAAAGACTGGCGATCGGTGGTTATGATGTGGGTACAGTTGATGGTAGTTTTGGTTCTAGAACTGAAGCTGCAATCAGACAATTGCAAACCAATACAGGTTTACCCGTTGATGGTATCGTTGGCGATCGCACCTGGTTTGAAATCAGCAAAATTAACACTATTTTCTGTTAA